In Nostoc sphaeroides, the genomic window CGCTTCCTTATCTCAGAGTTGGTTTACCAGAAGCGAACCCTTTCTTAGGTTGGCGGGGAATTCGTTTCTGTTTAGATCATTTGGATTTGTTCAAAACTCAGTTACGAGCAATTTTGAGAGCTAGTGTCGGACACCAAATTAAGATCATGTTGCCAATGATTGCCAGTGTAACTGAGGTACGCGCAGCTAAAGTAATTTTGGGTGAAGTGCAGGCTGAACTAAATCAAGCTGGTATTTCCTTTGATGCAGCGATGAAACTAGGAATTATGGTAGAGGTTCCGGCAGCAGTTGCGATCGCAGATCAGTTAGCTGCTGAAGTAGACTTCTTTAGTATAGGGACTAACGACCTGAGTCAGTACGTCATGGCTAGCGATCGCACTAATCCCCGCGTGGCAAATTTAGTTGATGCGCTACATCCAGCCGTGTTGCGAATGGTACAGCGAACTATCAAAGCTGCTCATGCGGCGGGGATTTCGGTAGGATTATGTGGAGAATTGGCAGCAGATACTTTAGCAACACCAATTTTATTAGGTTTAGGGCTGGATGAATTGAGCGTGAATCCTCAAAGTATACCTGGAGTGAAACAGGCGATCGCTCGGTTCAGTATAGTTGAAAGTGAAGCGATCGTGGCATCAGCATTACAACAAGATTCCGCAGAGCATGTCAGACAACTAATCTCAACTTCAGTTATTCCTCCTGCGTAAATACTTATATATTCTTTGTTGCCTGTATGTTTAATTTTTTAACCAAATCATAATATACTTCATCATTCCTTTAAATATAACAATAGTTTTTATAGAGGTTATATATATTTGTAACCGTTGTCACATATCAATTTTAATCCTCAAAGTTTTCTATACTAGTACAGCATGGCGGAAATAAACCCACCATTACAAACCCTGAAAAAATCAACCTTTGCAGTCTTTGAAAATGGTAGGCGTATTTACGCCGACTTGTACTAGTAGCTTTTTTCATAAAGTTTATGTAAATTCACTAAATAGTTTTTTAAAGATTACATGTATATATTAATATTCATACTGTAACATAACCGAAAAGACAAAAAGATTGTCTTTAAAAGTAAAAACAATGGTATTAAGTTTCAAAAGTGTAAAAAAATTGTCAGTTGCTGTTATTGGATCAGCATTAGCAGCTGCTTTGATTGGGTTAGAAGCTAAGTCGGCAAATGCTGCACTGTTTATCGATCAAGAACAGTCTAGTAGTAATGTAAACATGGCATATTTTTCGCAGTCAGACTTAGCACAATCATTCAAACCAACGGCTAATAATGTTGCAGGTGCTGCCATCAAACTTACAAAGGGTATTGGAACAGTTGGTGACGTTAAAATATCCTTGTTGAATGCTGGAGGAGAGGTTTTAGGAAGTGGTATAGCATTCGGACAGTTTCCCGATGCGTGGACAGAAGTATTCTGGAACCCCGTAGCTGTTACACCAGATAAGACTTTATTCCTCCTATTTGAGTCGCCCAGTAATCTAGCGATCGCTGGTGATCTTAACAATCCTTATCCAAATGGTCAAGTCTATGCAAATAGAGGATTTCAATCATTCCCATATTATGATTACACATTCCGCACATACTCTGATGATAGTTTTGGAATCCAATCCGTTCCTGAACCAACCTCTGTCTTAGGTCTAATGACTTTCATTGCTTTCATTGGTGTTTCAGCCACCAAGGGCAAAAAGCAACAGAGTGCTTTGTATAAAGGCTAAAATCGAATGGCACTAAGTAGGTAAGCAAGAATATTTTCAACTATGTCAAGAAAATTAGACTTCATATAGATGGAATTTTTCTCGCTAACTTACTTAACTGTTAAAATCTTATTCCCAGTTGCCCGTTAAACCCACGAATAGAATTGTAACCAGCACCAACAAAAACGTTATTAGTAGCACCTACCTGAACGCCACCTGAAACTGCAACACCTTTATCTTCTGAATAAAGTCCAACTCCTACATAAGGTGAAATTACAGGCAAGCTGATAAATTTTAAAACATCTACTCCTGTAGCACCATCAGGGCCAGTTCCTAGCTCAACCCCAAAATTTAAAGCTCTAGCTCCTACAGCATAAGTTACATCACCATCTTTTCCACCGACTGAAACCCAAGGTTGCGGTATAAGTTGAGCCGATGCTTGACTTGGGGTAAAGAAAGCTAACAAACATATAGGTGTAAGTAATGTTTTAGTAATAATCGCTATTTTCACGTTATTTTTTTCCAATAATTGGTGCATTTTAATTGTCTTCTCACTTCAGCACTACTGTTAACCAAAGTTTGGTCATGATGGCTAATCGTGACGGATTGAAAGTCGTTTGAGTGCCCAATGAGTTCAAGCATTATTTGAGTAATGTAATATTAATTACAGCAGTATGCAGCCGCATTTTTTAATCGTCAGGTATATTTACTGATTCCTATATAGCGGTTCTCGTTTACGTGAGGTACACCCGTAGGGGGAAGGCGCAATGCCCATTGGTGTCAACTTAAGCTCAAATGCCTTTCAAATCTCGTTTCCAGCCAGAGTCGGGAAATGCACTTCAATTGGGCTGCTGCCGCCAGAAAGGGAGGCGGAGCCTTTAGGATGGCATTCCCAGTCAGAGACTGGGAACGAGGCAATGCCCCTACACCTTGCGATATAATGTTGTACCGCATCTGAGTGGGAACCGCTATATCAAAATTCCTAATTGCTTTCTCAAAAGACCTGATTATTTTCTCAAAATACTTAAATGCTTTCACTTCGGTGTTTTCCGCAAACAAAAGCTATGCATCCCTACTCAAAAGTCGAGACATCTCGCAGCAAATTAGGAATTTCCCCTTGAGATAAAGGAAACTCCAGCAAGGTTTCTCTAAGACCTAAATACCCAGATTCAGCAAACGACAAAAGCATTCGTGAAAGCGCTAGCCAAACCTCTGGTTCGTATTCCCAATCCCGATAACGCGAAGCTTTACCAGCAATTGAACGTAGCGCCCAGAAAAAAGAGTTCCGCACCACCGAACCACCTTTCTTAAACTCTGGCAAATCTTCGTGGTGGATAAAAAGTATTTGATTTTCAATTTTGGCTCTCATATCAGCCATTTGTATTAAAGGACAATGGCAAAAATCGGACTTAAAATTTCCTTTATAAATTAAATCTTAAAGGGACTTCCAAGTAAAAAAATATTCCATTTATTGTTCACTGTTGACCGTTGACGGTTCACGAGTTTTCAGTCAACAGTCAACAGTCAACGACTTGAATGTGGAATAATTTATTTTTTGGAGTTCCCAAATAAAATTTTATAAATTCTTCTTACGAAGAGTTATAAGCTTGACAAATTTCCAAGATTCCCGACTTCTTTAAAGAAGCCGGGAATCTGAGTCTTAGTCTTTAGCTAACTTCTTGTTGGATGTGTAGTAAACCTTACTACCAGTATCAGGGACAAAATGGCAGCTGATACATGAATTCCATACTGACTTCCAAATTGGTTCTTCCGATTTGTGGAAATACTCACCCATCACTGGTTTTATTGCCTCAGTTGCCTTCAGCAAATTGTAGTGAGGGATGTTAAGGAATATATGGTGAGCAACATGAGTACCGATATCATGATGGATATGATTAACCAAACCATAATTACGGTCAATACTAGAAATTGCGCCTTTTAAGAAAGTCCAATCTTCTCCACGATACCAGGGAAGCTCTGGCTCAGTGTGGTGCAAGAATGTCACCAAATCTAGCCAAACTATGAATACAAGGTAAGGCACAGCGTAATATTTCAGCAACCACATCCAACCCCATTGGTAGGTGAGGAAACCTAGCAAACCTACCATGCCAATCAAAAGTACAGTGCTAGTGATGACATCCCATTTTTCCGATGGTTTGAAAAGCGAACTGCTGGGCAAAAAGTGGGAGCCTTCTTTATTAGGAGAACGCTTAAACAAATACACAGGATAAGCCAAGAGAAAAACATAATATCTGCCGATCTTCTGGGCTAAAGGCATCTCATTATATTGTGATTCTGTCACAGGGTACCAGCTTTCATCGTTATCGATATTGCCAGTATTTTTGTGATGAGTTCTGTGGCTGATCCGCCAACCATGATAAGGAACAAGTATTGGTGTGTGAGAAAGATGTCCAATCAAATCATTGAGCCATTTATGCTTAGAAAAAGATTGGTGTCCGCAGTCATGTCCGACTACAAACAAAGCCCAAAACATCGTTCCTTGCATTAGCCAGAAAATCGGGAAGAAAAGCCAAGAATCCAGGTAATTAGCAACTGCATAAAGCAGACCGATAATCAGGATGTCACGAAAGAAGTAAAAAAGTGATTTTGTCACATTGGGCTGAAAGCATTCAGCAGGAATTGCAGCTTTTAAATCTTGAAGAGTGAAAGGTAATTTAGTCGTATCCTCAGACGCTTCACTGCTAAGAGGATTGTTGAAACTGATGGTATCTAATTGCACTGGATTCTTTGGTTGGATATAAATCGGAACTTTATTTGAGACAAAATTATCTCACCTCTAGGATGCCCACAAAACTAGCGATCGCTAACACACAAGAGGATAATTTCTGGCAATTTGCCTAACAATTGTAGTCAATAAAAAATTGCCAGATTTTATTTAAACACAGCATGATAAACGCTATCGTTGATTTAAGAGCGTAAGTGTAATCACAGCGCTATTTATTGCTCTCTGTAATATTCGTCGAAAGTCTTATAGCCTACATCAGTTGTGTATAGTTGACATTGGTCTGTAATCTGCTTCATTAAAGACCAAGAAAACTGACACTCATCATGGAGATAAGGCTGCCAATTTTCTTTGATGCTGCTGTAAGCTAACCGCAAATTATAAGAAGGAATCGCAGTGGAAATATGATGAGGGACATGAACATTGATATCATGGCACAGAATTTCTACCCAACGCGGATAATCACAATGAATAGTGCCAGCTAGCTGTGCTAAAGCTTCGTTCCACTTGTTCGCTGTCGCAAAAGGAACATCTACGGCAGTGTGGTGAACAATAGTAAAAGTACTCATCCAAAAATGGTAAATCATCCAGGGCACTAGCCAAAACTTGACAAATCCCCAGAAACCAGTTGTAGCGATAAGAAGTGGGAAAGCGATCGCTGCAAACACAACTACTACAGCCACAGAAAGCTTGATACTCGATTGGTCTTTAGTTTTGAAGTTTCGCCAATCAAAATGCACCACAGCCCAATGTCCAATGGAACCTACCCACCAGAGGCGTTTACGCATGAACAGCTTAAAAGCAGACTGCCGGGTTTTATCCCAATTTTCAAACACTTCTGGTCTGATTGGATGCCAAGCGTTGTCCTCATCCAGCTTGTTGGTATGAGTATGGTGATAATTATGCTTAATCCGCCAACTGTGAAAAGGGTAAATTAACGGCATCATGAAGAAATGTCCCACCAAATCATTTACCCAACGACGTTTGGCAAAAGACCTGTGACCACAATCATGGCCAATTACAAAAAAACCTGTTAAAGCAGTGCCCGTAAAAATCCAAGCTAGGGGCAAGAGAAACCAAGGAGTGATAATCAGGCTGTAATAGCCCAGGGCAACCGCCAAGACACTAAGCAGTACTTGCGTCCAAGCTTTGCGACGGTTCTGCTGAAAACATTCCCGTGGCAGGGTTTTGACAATATCTTTGAGCCGGAAGTCGGAATTACTAGGCTCGTCACTTAGTTTTTGGCTGTTAATTATTGATGTAGTCATGAACACCTGAAAAACAACAAACTCCTCCACCAAGTCACCAAAACAGTGGCTTGCCGCAAAAATTCTTAATATTAGCGCTTCGGATTATAGCAATCTAACCGACACAAGCGCACCAGTAAATAGCTTTTTGAAAAATCAGGAGTTATTTTTTAAAAGTTAGGAGTTAGAAGTGATGAGTTATGAGTTAAAAATGTTACGCATCATAACCTTTGTACAGACGCGATTAATCGCGTTTTGTACAGACGCGATTAATCGCGTCTCTACTCCTAACTCCTGTACAGACGCGATTAATCGCGTCTCTACCCCTAACTACTTTTTGTTGGGGCCAACTTCACATTAGTCGCCAGACCAACTGCTTGTAGCAATTGAACAGTCATCCAGGTTAAATCGATTTCCCACCATTCCAGCCCATGACGAGCTGAGTATTGAAAGGCATGATGATTATTATGCCAGCCTTCACCGAAAACTAGTACGGCTACCCACCAGCAATTAGTCGATTTATCACCAGAATCATAGCTCTGATAGCCAAATTTATGAGTAGCGCTGTTTACCAACCAAGTGCAGTGATAAACCCAAACAATGCGAACAAAAATTCCCCAGATAACAAAGGGCCAGCCACCCAGAAGCAAAAGCAATACGCCTAGAGCAACCTGGATCAAAATGAAATATTTTTCTAAAAACTGATAAACTGGGTCTTCTGCAATGTCTTTGGTGAAACGAGGTACATCAGCGTGAGCGGGACAATAATGAGTCAGCCAACCCATGTGGCTCCACCAGAAGCCTTTATTAGAATCATGGGGATCGGTGTCAGTATCAGAGTTTAAATGATGAATTCGATGTGTCCCGATCCACTCAATTGGGCCTCCTTGACAGGAGAGTGTCCCGAAAAAAACCAGGAGATACTCTAGCCACTTGGGAGTTTGAAAACTGCGGTGGGTGACAAGGCGATGAAATCCTAGAGTAACGCCTAAGCCGCCAGTCACCCAATACAGCAAGAAACCCACACCAACTGCCGTCCAGCTAAAGTTACCAGGAACAAAAGCAAATAAAGCGCCGATGTGCAGTCCAATGAAAAACAGGGTATTAACCCAGTTAATTTTAGGTTTGGTTGAGGTAGCAATTGTCATGCGATAACCTGAATTTGAATTTTTCCGCCTAGTATGTGCGATCTTAAAATCCGCATATCTATAATTTAATTTTTTTTGAACGAGGAACTGATGAACAGCTTAGAACAGCTGCGGCAAGCAGAACAGGCATTATTAGAAATTTTTTCTGGAATTGATACTCAGGTCAAGCATAATCTAAAACGAGTGCTGGATGCTTTTCGTAATCACCGTGTAGGCGCACACCATTTTGCTGGTGTAAGTGGCTATGGTCACGATGATTTAGGACGAGAAACTTTAGATAAAGTTTTTGCCGAAGTTATGGGTGCTGAAGCTGCGGCCGTGCGGGTGCAGTTCGTTTCGGGAACTCATGCGATCGCCTGTGCTTTGTTTGGTGTTCTCCGTCCCGGAGATGAGATGTTAGCAGTAGTCGGTTCTCCCTACGATACGCTTGAAGAAGTCATTGGTTTACGAGGTAAAGATCAAGGCTCCCTTATCGAGTTTGGCATAAATTACCGCCAATTGGAGCTAACCCCAGAAGGAACCATAGATTGGCAAGCTTTAAGTACTAATGTGACTGAAAACACTCGTTTAGTGTTAATTCAGCGTTCTTGTGGCTATTCTTGGCGGCCTAGTTTATCAATTGCCGATATTGAAAAAATCGTCCATTTGGTCAAACAGCAAAACCCGAATACCGTTTGCTTTGTGGATAACTGCTACGGCGAATTTATTGAAACAAAGGAACCTACAGCCGTAGGTGCTGATTTAATGGCGGGATCACTGATTAAAAATCCTGGTGGTACTATTGTCAGCGCTGGCGGTTATGTTGCTGGTCGCGCCGACTTAGTGGAAGCCGCCGCCTGTCGCCTCACGGCTCCCGGTATTGGTAGTTATGGTGGTGCCACTTTTGACCAAAATCGCTTACTATTCCAAGGCTTATTTCTAGCGCCGCAAATGGTCGGAGAGGCGATGAAAGGGACTTATTTAACTGGTTATGTATTTGACAAACTTGGTTATCCAGTCAATCCTGCTCCCCTTGCTCCTCGTGGTGATGTGATTCAGGCGATTAAACTCGGTTCTGCCGAAAAGCTAATTGCCTTCTGTAAGGCGATACAACAGCATTCTCCTATTGGTTCTTACTTAGATCCTGTTCCAGATGAAATGCCGGGGTATGAGAGCAAAGTAGTCATGGCTGGGGGCACATTTATTGAAGGGAGTACCTTGGAATTATCGGCAGATGGGCCTTTGCGTGAACCTTATGTGGTTTATTGCCAGGGGGGAACTCATTGGACTCATGTAGCGATCGCATTAGAGGCTGCGATTAATGCAATAGGAAGTGCTGGCGATTGATTACAGCATATATTCCGCAGGGCATTAGGTTTATTGAGAAATTAGTTAAAGGCGATGCCTACGGCTGGCTACGCCTACGCATTTGTTAATTCGGCGATCGCATTTGTTAATTCGGCGATCGCATTTGCTATTTCGGCGATCGCATTTGCTATTTCGGCGATCGCATTTGCTATTTCGGCGATCGCATTTGCTATTTCGGCGATCGCATTTGCTATTTCGGCGAACCCATTTGTTACTTCGGCGAACCCATTTGTTACTTCGGCGAACCCATTTGTTACTTCGGCGAACCCATTTGTTACTTCGGCGAACCCATTTGCTATTTCGGCGATCGCATTTGCTATTTCGGCGAACCCATTTGTTACTTCGGGGATGCCTATGGCTGGCTACGCCTACGCATTTGTTATACTATCGATCTACTGATCCCATGATGATATCGATACTACCTAATACTACAACTAGATCGGCAACCTTCACGCCGCGTAAGATTTCGGGTAATACTTGCAAGTTATTGAAATCGGCGGGACGAATTTTCCATCGCCAGGGGAAGACATGATCATCGCCAATTAGATAAATTCCCAATTCACCTTTACCACTTTCTACACGAGCGTAAATTTCCCCCTTGGGAATCTTAAAAGTGGGAGCAACTTTTTTGGCGATGTACTGGTAATCAAAGCTATCCCACTCAGATTTTTTTCCTGCTGTCATGCGCTTGGCTTCCAGGTTCTCAAAAGCACCGCCGGGAAGTCCTTTGAGGGCTTGGCGAATAATCTTCACCGATTCGCGCATTTCCCGAATTCTGACCACGTAACGAGCATAACAATCACCAGCAGTATCCCATTGCACTTCCCAGTCGAAGTCATCATAGCATTCGTAATGGTCTACTTTTCGTAAATCCCATTTCACACCAGAAGCGCGTAACATGGGGCCAGAAAGCCCCCAATTGATGGCTTCTTCACGAGCGATCGCGCCAATGCCTTGAACGCGACGGCGGAAGATGGGATTATTGGTAATTAAGCGCTCATACTCGTCTACTTTGGGAAAAAAGTAATCGCAGAAATCTTCGCACTTGTCTACCCAGCCATAAGGCAAATCTGCCGCCACGCCGCCAATGCGAAAGTAGTTATTGTTCACCATCCGATAACCTGTAGCGGCTTCCCACAAGTCATAAATCAACTCCCGTTCTCGGAATATGTAGAAAAAGGGAGTTCCAGCACCCGTATCAAGTAAGAATGGGCCCAACCATAGCAGGTGATTAGCAATCCGGTTCAATTCCAGCATGATGACACGGATATAGCTAGCACGTTTCGGGACAGTAATACCAGCTAATTTTTCTGGGGCATTAACTGTAACCGCTTCGTTAAACATCCCAGCTGCATAGTCCCAGCGACTAACATAGGGGACATACATGACATTGCTGCGGTTCTCAGCAATTTTTTCCATACCTCTATGCAGATAGCCAAGAACTGGCTCACAATCGACAACATCTTCACCATCCAGGGTGACAATCAATCTAAAACACCCATGCATAGAGGGATGGTGAGGGCCCATGTTGAGCAGCATGGGTTCAGTTCTAGTTTCAATCCTTCTGCCGACGGTCATAATTAAATATTTTCCCTTTCCCAAAGATTGAAAATGAGTGGCGATGCTTCGCTTTGATTAGGAATGATTTGAAGAAGAATTCTGACTTCCGCCTTGCGGTACTAGCCTCCATTATTGAAATAATATGGATTGTAGTCTTGTAGATTCGTCCGATTTTTGGACATTCTTCCTATTTTTTATATTTTTGTTCCAGCATTTTAGGCGTAACTCCCATGAGGCGCTTGAAGTGGCGATTGAGATGGCTTTGATCGACAAAACCAACTTGACTAGCAATCTCTGCAAGAGAAAATTCTCTTTGAAGCAACAACTGTTTAGCTTTTTCAATCCGACAGCGAATAATATATTGATGTGGAGTCGCACCGGTAGATTGTTTAAACAGTTGCGAAAAGTAATGAGAACTCATTTGGACAACGGCTGCAAGTTCCTTTAAGCTTAAGTCCTGAGCAAGATAAGTATTTATATAGTCAATCACTTGCTGCAACTTGTGTTTTGGTAAACCGCCTGAATATTCCCGTAATACAAGTTGCTGTGTAGAGTAGTGCTGCAACAGATGAACGATTAGGGCATTTGTCATTGCTTCTGCATATAGCCGACTATCTGCACCATAATTTTCGAGGGCAGATTTGAGGGCTAGCCCAATTTGGTAAACCAGTGGATCTGGTGTGGCAAAATGTGGTAAAAGTTCAATGCGATCGGGATCAACTGATTCGTAAATTGCATGAGCGAAAACAGTTGGTTCAAATCCCAGAAGAATCACACCACCTGCTGTATCCCAACAGGCACGATGTCCCGTGTAAGCAGGGGCGACAACAATATTACCCTGAGTTACTTGCTCACTTTGAAAGCGACCATCAAGCCTCCGTTCTGCCTGAATTGGTGTTGGCACTTCGCTAAAAATAGCAACGCCATGCTGTTTAGACAAAACCTCTGGAGTCTCGCCAGCTACCTGCCAGTCGTAAGCAAGATAGACATTACTCCAGTTTGCACTCAAACTGGTAAGAAGTGGCGATCGCGAAAAAATTCGCTTATATCCATCTTCCTTTTCTTTGGAGAAGTCAACAGATAAAGATTTCGTTTCTAGCATTGCTCTCACTGGTTCGACGTTCTTAATTTATCAAACTACCAAACGAGTGCTAGCTGATGCGTGTTCATCAAAAATTCCTCCAACCCTCCTTTGCAAGGAGAATTGGGGGAATCAAGTGTTAAGCTGTTACGCATTTAACTTGAACATTTACATGAAGGCTGATGACCGATGACTGATGACTGATAACCGAAAACCTGGCAACAGTTAACAGTTAACGACCGTAAAGAGTGTTTATACAATTTAGGCGCACATCAGCTTATGGCGTTTCTGGGTTGAGTGCAATACAGACCTAACCCCCAGCCCCTTAAGAGCGAGCGTTGGGGAGTAAGATTCAAACATTTGAGAACCGCTATAATGTTTGCGGTTTAATTTTCATCCCGTCCGTGAACTTGAGCAGGTGGACTGGTTGCCTCAACAGCAGTAAATGCTTCTAAAATTTTATAGGTGTGGCTGGCTCCTTTTGGTACTACCCAAGAACTCCCAGACTCTAGTAAAATCGTTTGCCCTTCAATATGCAATTCTGCACGACCATTGATTACATAACCAACAGTTTCATATTCTCTTGCTGTTGGCTCTTTAGGTTCGTTCGGTTCCTCATTCTCCCACAAGCGCATGGAAATGCTTTTGCCAGATGCAAGATATTTTTGACCAAGTTGACCTTTAGGCGAATGGCTAGAGTCTACTTTGATAACAGTTGTATCAGACATATTTTTTGCCTCTTTATAGTTTTAACTTTGGGCATTGGGCATTGGAAACAGGCAGAAGCAGAGAATTCCTAACTCCTAACTCCTAACTCCCTACTAAGGTTTGAGTACAACTTTGATGCAGTTATCTTTCTTGTGCTTAAAAATTTCGTAGCCGTGGGGTGCTTGTTCTAAAGGTAAGCTGTGAGTGATTATAAACGTTGGATCGATATCACCGTTTTGGATGTGTTCTAACAAAGGTTTTAGATACTTGTGGACGTGTGTTTGTCCCATTTTCATGGTTAGACCCTTGTTCATCGCAGCACCCATTGGCACTTTGTCTATAAAGCCACCATATACACCCGGAATTGATACGTGACCACCTTTACGACAAGACACAATTACTTGTCGTAATGCCGTTGGACGGTCTGTTTCTAGACGTACTGCTTGCTTTACCTGGTCGTACATCGCCATAAAATCTGTGCCGTGCGCCTCCATTCCCACTGCATCTATGCAAGCATCGGGGCCACGACCGCCAGTCATTTCTTTGAGTGCTTCGCCTACATCTACTTCTTCGTAGTTGAGAACTTCAGCTTTGCCGTATTCTTTAGCCATTTGGAGACGTTCAGGAACGCGGTCAAAGGCAATTACCCGTTCTGCACCTAGCATATATGCGCTTCTGATGGCGAATTGTCCAACTGGGCCACAACCCCAAATAGCGACAATATCACCGGGTTTAATGTTGCAGTTTTCTGCAGCCATATAGCCAGTGGGAAAAATATCTGTTAGAAATAGCACTTGCTCATCCGTTAAACCATCGGGGATTTTGAACAAGCCGACATCGGCAAAGGGTACTCTTGCATACTCTGCTTGACCACCAGCGTAACCGCCAAATAAATGAGAGTAGCCAAATAGACCTGCTGGCGAATGTCCCATTTGCTTTTCTACTAACCAAGCATTGGGGTTAGAGTTGTCGCAAAGTGACCATAAATCCCGATTGCAGAAAAAGCAACCACCACAAGATATAGTAAAAGGAACAACGACGCGATCGCCTACCTTCACATTTTTCACTGCACTTCCAAGTTCTACAACTTCCCCCATGAATTCATGACCAAGGATATCGCCCTTTTCCATTGTGGGAATGTAGCCGTCGTAAATATGCAAATCTGAACCACAAATTGCCGTGGAAGTAATTTTAACAATGGCATCGCGTGGGTTAATAATTTTGGGGTCGGGAACTGTATCAACCCGCACATCGTTTGCTCCATGCCAGCAAACTGCTTTCATAATTATTTATTCCTTGGTTATGATTTATGACTTGTTTATATCAATAGGACTTAAGCACGAGTTACGGAATAAAAAACCGCAGAGGCGCAGAGGACACAGAGAAATCAAGTTTGAGAGATTTTTTGCGTAAGTCCTAATCAAGATAAATACTCGATTTAGCCTGATTTTGAGACGCGATATTTATCGCGTCTCAGTAAATACTCAAATCTGGTTAAACAATGTATGAGTTCAAAAATCTCGACTCAAAAATTGCTACGAGTCTAGACTCTATCTCTGAGTTGTTTGCTAGGAGGAGTTCGGTAATAACCTTCTTTAGTTTCAGTCAATGGCTGAACTTTGTCTCCAACTGCATTTTTTGTAGACTTAAGAAAATCTTTTGTAGCACGAGGAGTTTCTTCATCCAAGTTTAACTTCTCGCGGATATTATCAGCAGCTTCTTTTAATGGATTTTGGGTTTTTGTTGTTTGGCTATCGTTTCTGATTTCACCTTTTCCGTCTGGTATTCCTTTATAATAAGTGCCCTCTGGAGTTATAACATCAGCTTGTGCTACATTAACGTAGGTAAAAGCTTGACCCAGTAAA contains:
- a CDS encoding fatty acid desaturase; translation: MTTSIINSQKLSDEPSNSDFRLKDIVKTLPRECFQQNRRKAWTQVLLSVLAVALGYYSLIITPWFLLPLAWIFTGTALTGFFVIGHDCGHRSFAKRRWVNDLVGHFFMMPLIYPFHSWRIKHNYHHTHTNKLDEDNAWHPIRPEVFENWDKTRQSAFKLFMRKRLWWVGSIGHWAVVHFDWRNFKTKDQSSIKLSVAVVVVFAAIAFPLLIATTGFWGFVKFWLVPWMIYHFWMSTFTIVHHTAVDVPFATANKWNEALAQLAGTIHCDYPRWVEILCHDINVHVPHHISTAIPSYNLRLAYSSIKENWQPYLHDECQFSWSLMKQITDQCQLYTTDVGYKTFDEYYREQ
- a CDS encoding AraC family transcriptional regulator; the protein is MLETKSLSVDFSKEKEDGYKRIFSRSPLLTSLSANWSNVYLAYDWQVAGETPEVLSKQHGVAIFSEVPTPIQAERRLDGRFQSEQVTQGNIVVAPAYTGHRACWDTAGGVILLGFEPTVFAHAIYESVDPDRIELLPHFATPDPLVYQIGLALKSALENYGADSRLYAEAMTNALIVHLLQHYSTQQLVLREYSGGLPKHKLQQVIDYINTYLAQDLSLKELAAVVQMSSHYFSQLFKQSTGATPHQYIIRCRIEKAKQLLLQREFSLAEIASQVGFVDQSHLNRHFKRLMGVTPKMLEQKYKK
- a CDS encoding acyl-CoA desaturase; the encoded protein is MTIATSTKPKINWVNTLFFIGLHIGALFAFVPGNFSWTAVGVGFLLYWVTGGLGVTLGFHRLVTHRSFQTPKWLEYLLVFFGTLSCQGGPIEWIGTHRIHHLNSDTDTDPHDSNKGFWWSHMGWLTHYCPAHADVPRFTKDIAEDPVYQFLEKYFILIQVALGVLLLLLGGWPFVIWGIFVRIVWVYHCTWLVNSATHKFGYQSYDSGDKSTNCWWVAVLVFGEGWHNNHHAFQYSARHGLEWWEIDLTWMTVQLLQAVGLATNVKLAPTKSS
- a CDS encoding aminotransferase class I/II-fold pyridoxal phosphate-dependent enzyme — its product is MNSLEQLRQAEQALLEIFSGIDTQVKHNLKRVLDAFRNHRVGAHHFAGVSGYGHDDLGRETLDKVFAEVMGAEAAAVRVQFVSGTHAIACALFGVLRPGDEMLAVVGSPYDTLEEVIGLRGKDQGSLIEFGINYRQLELTPEGTIDWQALSTNVTENTRLVLIQRSCGYSWRPSLSIADIEKIVHLVKQQNPNTVCFVDNCYGEFIETKEPTAVGADLMAGSLIKNPGGTIVSAGGYVAGRADLVEAAACRLTAPGIGSYGGATFDQNRLLFQGLFLAPQMVGEAMKGTYLTGYVFDKLGYPVNPAPLAPRGDVIQAIKLGSAEKLIAFCKAIQQHSPIGSYLDPVPDEMPGYESKVVMAGGTFIEGSTLELSADGPLREPYVVYCQGGTHWTHVAIALEAAINAIGSAGD
- a CDS encoding fatty acid desaturase, producing MQLDTISFNNPLSSEASEDTTKLPFTLQDLKAAIPAECFQPNVTKSLFYFFRDILIIGLLYAVANYLDSWLFFPIFWLMQGTMFWALFVVGHDCGHQSFSKHKWLNDLIGHLSHTPILVPYHGWRISHRTHHKNTGNIDNDESWYPVTESQYNEMPLAQKIGRYYVFLLAYPVYLFKRSPNKEGSHFLPSSSLFKPSEKWDVITSTVLLIGMVGLLGFLTYQWGWMWLLKYYAVPYLVFIVWLDLVTFLHHTEPELPWYRGEDWTFLKGAISSIDRNYGLVNHIHHDIGTHVAHHIFLNIPHYNLLKATEAIKPVMGEYFHKSEEPIWKSVWNSCISCHFVPDTGSKVYYTSNKKLAKD
- a CDS encoding PEP-CTERM sorting domain-containing protein is translated as MSVAVIGSALAAALIGLEAKSANAALFIDQEQSSSNVNMAYFSQSDLAQSFKPTANNVAGAAIKLTKGIGTVGDVKISLLNAGGEVLGSGIAFGQFPDAWTEVFWNPVAVTPDKTLFLLFESPSNLAIAGDLNNPYPNGQVYANRGFQSFPYYDYTFRTYSDDSFGIQSVPEPTSVLGLMTFIAFIGVSATKGKKQQSALYKG
- a CDS encoding NAD(P)H-quinone oxidoreductase subunit H, whose amino-acid sequence is MTVGRRIETRTEPMLLNMGPHHPSMHGCFRLIVTLDGEDVVDCEPVLGYLHRGMEKIAENRSNVMYVPYVSRWDYAAGMFNEAVTVNAPEKLAGITVPKRASYIRVIMLELNRIANHLLWLGPFLLDTGAGTPFFYIFRERELIYDLWEAATGYRMVNNNYFRIGGVAADLPYGWVDKCEDFCDYFFPKVDEYERLITNNPIFRRRVQGIGAIAREEAINWGLSGPMLRASGVKWDLRKVDHYECYDDFDWEVQWDTAGDCYARYVVRIREMRESVKIIRQALKGLPGGAFENLEAKRMTAGKKSEWDSFDYQYIAKKVAPTFKIPKGEIYARVESGKGELGIYLIGDDHVFPWRWKIRPADFNNLQVLPEILRGVKVADLVVVLGSIDIIMGSVDR